Proteins co-encoded in one Salvelinus sp. IW2-2015 linkage group LG17, ASM291031v2, whole genome shotgun sequence genomic window:
- the LOC111976741 gene encoding coatomer subunit zeta-1 isoform X3, producing the protein MDTVTLYYDGTYPSVKEQKAFEKNIFSKTHRTDSEIALLEGLTVVYKSNIDLFFYVIGSSHENELMLMAVLNCLFDSLSQMLRKNVERRALLENMEGLFLAVDEIVDGGVILESDPQQVVHRVALRGEDVPYSEQTVTQVLQSAKEQIKWSLLR; encoded by the exons ATGGATACTGTAACGCTG TATTATGATGGCACCTACCCTTCAGTGAAGGAACAGAAAGCTTTTGAGAAGAACATCTTCAGCAAGACACACAGGACTGACA GTGAGATCGCTCTTCTAGAGGGCCTCACAGTCGTCTACAAGAGCAACATTGATCTCTTCTTCTACGTTATTGGAAGCTCACATGAAAATGAG TTGATGCTAATGGCTGTTCTGAACTGTCTGTTTGACTCACTTAGCCAAATGTTGAG gaAGAATGTTGAGAGGAGAGCTCTACTTGAGAACATGGAAGGTCTCTTTCTAGCTGTGGATGAAATTGTGGATGGAGG CGTGATTCTGGAGAGTGATCCTCAGCAAGTGGTCCACCGCGTAGCTCTAAGG GGGGAAGATGTGCCTTACTCAGAGCAGACTGTTACCCAG GTGCTGCAGTCTGCCAAGGAACAGATCAAATGGTCTCTGCTACGATAG
- the LOC111976741 gene encoding coatomer subunit zeta-1 isoform X1 produces MDTVTLEPSLYTVKAVLILDNDGERLYAKYYDGTYPSVKEQKAFEKNIFSKTHRTDSEIALLEGLTVVYKSNIDLFFYVIGSSHENELMLMAVLNCLFDSLSQMLRKNVERRALLENMEGLFLAVDEIVDGGVILESDPQQVVHRVALRGEDVPYSEQTVTQVLQSAKEQIKWSLLR; encoded by the exons ATGGATACTGTAACGCTG GAACCATCTTTGTACACTGTGAAAGCAGTCCTCATTCTGGATAATGATGGCGAGAGGCTCTATGCAAAA TATTATGATGGCACCTACCCTTCAGTGAAGGAACAGAAAGCTTTTGAGAAGAACATCTTCAGCAAGACACACAGGACTGACA GTGAGATCGCTCTTCTAGAGGGCCTCACAGTCGTCTACAAGAGCAACATTGATCTCTTCTTCTACGTTATTGGAAGCTCACATGAAAATGAG TTGATGCTAATGGCTGTTCTGAACTGTCTGTTTGACTCACTTAGCCAAATGTTGAG gaAGAATGTTGAGAGGAGAGCTCTACTTGAGAACATGGAAGGTCTCTTTCTAGCTGTGGATGAAATTGTGGATGGAGG CGTGATTCTGGAGAGTGATCCTCAGCAAGTGGTCCACCGCGTAGCTCTAAGG GGGGAAGATGTGCCTTACTCAGAGCAGACTGTTACCCAG GTGCTGCAGTCTGCCAAGGAACAGATCAAATGGTCTCTGCTACGATAG
- the LOC111976741 gene encoding coatomer subunit zeta-1 isoform X2 produces MSFCLEEPSLYTVKAVLILDNDGERLYAKYYDGTYPSVKEQKAFEKNIFSKTHRTDSEIALLEGLTVVYKSNIDLFFYVIGSSHENELMLMAVLNCLFDSLSQMLRKNVERRALLENMEGLFLAVDEIVDGGVILESDPQQVVHRVALRGEDVPYSEQTVTQVLQSAKEQIKWSLLR; encoded by the exons atgagtttttgtctggag GAACCATCTTTGTACACTGTGAAAGCAGTCCTCATTCTGGATAATGATGGCGAGAGGCTCTATGCAAAA TATTATGATGGCACCTACCCTTCAGTGAAGGAACAGAAAGCTTTTGAGAAGAACATCTTCAGCAAGACACACAGGACTGACA GTGAGATCGCTCTTCTAGAGGGCCTCACAGTCGTCTACAAGAGCAACATTGATCTCTTCTTCTACGTTATTGGAAGCTCACATGAAAATGAG TTGATGCTAATGGCTGTTCTGAACTGTCTGTTTGACTCACTTAGCCAAATGTTGAG gaAGAATGTTGAGAGGAGAGCTCTACTTGAGAACATGGAAGGTCTCTTTCTAGCTGTGGATGAAATTGTGGATGGAGG CGTGATTCTGGAGAGTGATCCTCAGCAAGTGGTCCACCGCGTAGCTCTAAGG GGGGAAGATGTGCCTTACTCAGAGCAGACTGTTACCCAG GTGCTGCAGTCTGCCAAGGAACAGATCAAATGGTCTCTGCTACGATAG